One segment of Pseudophryne corroboree isolate aPseCor3 chromosome 3 unlocalized genomic scaffold, aPseCor3.hap2 SUPER_3_unloc_16, whole genome shotgun sequence DNA contains the following:
- the LOC134983467 gene encoding gastrula zinc finger protein XlCGF57.1-like, translating to MICRGAVAEDTEGEEETYVTDIKAEDIEGEEETYVRGDQQCKEEEIPTDISTADGHRSRNISEGHLISSPDCEIKDDSRQDSPGTNLITPIIHPALSADPSDPGKCSPDHSDIGASVTALTVDTVFSCSIDAPCFTQNTKLIAHQPSKAGERPFPCSECGKCFTRKLHLVQHERSHTGEKPFSCSECGKCFALKSTLIRHERSHTGEKPLSCAECGKCFAVKSTLIRHERSHTGEKPFTCSECGKCFTQKSFLVIHERSHTGEKPFSCSECGKGFSHKSYLLIHERIHTGVKPFTCSECGKCFSLKSNLVQHERSHTGEKPFSCCECGKRFSHKSCLVTHERNHTGEGPFSCSECGKCFAQKSTLVIHERSHTGEKPFTCSECGKCFSLKSNLVQHERSHTGEKPFSCFECGKGFSHKSYLVIHEKSHTGVKPFTCSECGKCFSLKSNLVQHERSHTGEKPFSCSECGKGFSQKSQLVTHERTHTGEKPFSCSECGKGFSHNSHLVTHERSHTGERLFSCSECGKGFIRKSHLVTHERRHTGEKPFSCSECGKSFIQKSHLVQHERTHRRLKPFAFSE from the coding sequence cagatggacacagaagcaggaatatctcagaaggacatctaatatcatccccggattgtgaaataaaagatgacagtagacaggattctccaggaactaatctcattaccccaattatacatccagctctatcagctgatccctctgatcctgggaaatgttctcctgatcactctgatattggtgcatctgttacagctctgacagtagatacagtgttttcctgttctatagatgcaccttgttttacacagaacacaaagcttattgcaCATCAGCCATCTAaggcaggtgagagaccatttccatgttctgagtgtgggaaatgttttacacggaaattacatcttgttcaacatgagagaagtcacaccggagagaagccattttcatgttctgagtgtgggaaatgttttgcactgaaatcaactcttattagacatgagagaagtcacaccggagagaagccattatcatgtgctgagtgtgggaaatgttttgcagtgaAATCAACACttattagacatgagagaagtcacaccggagagaagccatttacatgttctgagtgtgggaaatgttttacacagaaatcatttcttgttatacatgagagaagtcacaccggagagaagccattttcttgttctgagtgtggaaaaggtttttcacacaagTCATATCTTCTTATACATGAGAGAATTCACACTGGagtgaagccatttacatgttctgagtgtgggaaatgtttttcactgaaatcgaatcttgttcaacatgagagaagtcacaccggagagaagccattttcatgttgtgAGTGTGGAAAACGTTTTTCACACAAATCAtgtcttgttacacatgagagaaatCACACCGGAGAggggccattttcatgttctgagtgtgggaaatgttttgcacagaaatcaactcttgttatacatgagagaagtcacaccggagagaagccatttacatgttctgagtgtgggaaatgtttttcactgaaatcgaatcttgttcaacatgagagaagtcacactggagagaagccattttcttgttttgagtgtggaaaaggtttttcacacaagtcatatcttgttatacatgagaaaaGTCACACCGGagtgaagccatttacatgttctgagtgtgggaaatgtttttcactgaaatcgaatcttgttcaacatgagagaagtcacactggagagaagccattttcttgttctgagtgtggaaaaggtttttcacaaaagtcacaacttgttacacatgagagaactcacactggagagaagccattttcttgttctgagtgtggaaaaggtttttcacacaactcacatcttgttacacatgagagaagtcacacaggtgagaggctattttcatgttctgagtgtgggaaagggtttatacggaaatcacatcttgttacacatgagagacgtcacacaggtgagaagccattttcatgttctgagtgtgggaaaagttttatacagaaatcacatcttgttcaacatgagagaactCACAGACGTTTGAAGCCATTCGCATTCTCTGAGTGA